Proteins encoded by one window of Mycteria americana isolate JAX WOST 10 ecotype Jacksonville Zoo and Gardens chromosome 26, USCA_MyAme_1.0, whole genome shotgun sequence:
- the NEUROD4 gene encoding neurogenic differentiation factor 4, whose protein sequence is MTKTYAKPKEMAELVSTQAWMNETLSSKDELKEEDSRQGPFGLMPGLNEEHDSIEEEEEEEDDGEKPKRRGPKKKKMTKARLERFRARRVKANARERTRMHGLNDALDNLRRVMPCYSKTQKLSKIETLRLARNYIWALSEVLETGQTPEGKSFVEMLCKGLSQPTSNLVAGCLQLGPQTLFLEKHEEKSPVCESAISSHSFSYQSPGLPSPPYGTMETHLLHLKPPTFKSLVDASFGNHPSDCTTPPYEGPLTPPLSISGNFSLKQDGSPDLDKSYTFMAHYPSVSLAGAHGHASHFQNTVPRYEIPIDMSYESYPHHVAGPQLNAIFNE, encoded by the coding sequence ATGACCAAGACGTATGCCAAGCCCAAAGAGATGGCAGAGCTTGTGAGCACCCAAGCCTGGATGAATGAAACACTGAGCTCCAAAGATGAGCTGAAGGAAGAGGACAGCAGGCAAGGTCCTTTTGGATTGATGCCTGGCTTGAATGAAGAGCACGACAGCattgaggaagaagaggaggaggaggatgatgggGAAAAGCCGAAGAGAAGAGgaccaaagaagaagaaaatgaccAAGGCGAGGCTGGAGCGGTTCAGGGCCCGGCGGGTGAAGGCCAATGCCCGGGAGCGCACGCGGATGCATGGTCTGAACGATGCTCTTGACAACCTGAGGAGGGTGATGCCCTGCTACTCCAAGACTCAGAAATTGTCCAAGATTGAGACACTGAGGCTTGCAAGGAACTACATCTGGGCTCTGTCTGAGGTGCTCGAGACGGGGCAGACTCCTGAAGGGAAGAGCTTTGTGGAGATGCTCTGCAAGGGCTTGTCCCAGCCCACCAGCAACCTGGTGGCTGGCTGTCTGCAGCTGGGACCGCAGACCTTGTTCCTGGAGAAGCATGAAGAAAAGTCCCCGGTGTGTGAATCGGCCATATCCAGCCACTCCTTCAGCTACCAGTCCCCGGGGCTCCCAAGCCCACCCTACGGGACCATGGAAACACATCTGCTGCATTTAAAGCCTCCAACCTTCAAGAGCTTGGTGGATGCTTCCTTTGGAAACCATCCCTCTGACTGCACCACTCCCCCCTATGAGGGTCCCCTGACACCGCCCCTGAGCATCAGCGGGAACTTCTCCTTGAAGCAAGATGGGTCTCCAGACCTGGATAAATCCTACACCTTCATGGCCCACTATCCCTCGGTCAGCCTGGCTGGAGCGCATGGACATGCTTCTCACTTCCAAAACACAGTGCCCCGCTACGAGATCCCCATAGACATGAGCTATGAGTCCTACCCACACCATGTGGCCGGGCCTCAGCTCAACGCCATCTTCAATGAATAG